The following coding sequences lie in one Peribacillus frigoritolerans genomic window:
- a CDS encoding CGNR zinc finger domain-containing protein — protein sequence MSETNKFPLISGNLSLDLVNTELVSRGQRQDLLLSERDVLDWLTVIKGKNSYLDNQLSSKIKERIGQVFVGILQMRTILRKQFELIADGNPIPHEFIAFLEKKIEKSPFTYKLSDQKLVPIPVGEAEDILQSYIAFDSLKLIEENKLSSLKRCSNDDCVLLFIDESGRRKWCSMKICGNRKKVARFQHRKSDDE from the coding sequence ATGTCTGAAACCAATAAATTTCCACTTATATCAGGTAATCTTTCTCTGGATTTAGTGAATACAGAACTGGTCAGTCGTGGTCAGCGGCAGGACTTATTACTTTCAGAACGGGATGTGCTGGACTGGCTTACTGTAATAAAAGGGAAAAACTCATATTTGGATAATCAGTTATCCTCAAAAATTAAAGAGAGAATCGGGCAGGTATTTGTAGGCATTCTACAAATGCGTACTATTTTAAGAAAACAATTTGAGTTAATAGCAGATGGGAATCCGATTCCTCATGAGTTTATCGCCTTTTTAGAAAAAAAAATCGAAAAATCACCTTTCACTTATAAACTAAGTGATCAAAAACTGGTTCCCATACCTGTTGGAGAAGCGGAAGATATCCTGCAATCTTATATTGCCTTTGACTCCTTAAAATTAATTGAAGAAAATAAGCTGTCATCACTAAAGCGATGCTCGAATGATGATTGCGTACTATTATTCATCGATGAAAGCGGGAGACGCAAGTGGTGTTCAATGAAAATATGTGGTAATAGAAAAAAAGTAGCACGATTTCAACACCGGAAATCTGATGATGAATGA
- a CDS encoding HPP family protein, with product MDRISVARLKEKRFFHIRYLSKMKGKGRSPLQINVKDAITGLIGGFLTIFALILLTKITSAMWLMAPFGASCVLAFGLWNAPLSQPRNIIGGHFVSTFVGLATYHFFGDEPWAIGLAVGLAIAVMMLTKTTHPPAGADPLVVMLGQYSWSYLFTPVLTGAVIIVLLALLINNLRSNRSYPTFWI from the coding sequence TTGGATCGTATATCAGTAGCCAGGCTTAAAGAAAAACGCTTTTTTCATATTCGTTATTTATCGAAGATGAAGGGAAAAGGAAGAAGCCCTTTACAGATAAATGTAAAGGACGCAATAACGGGACTGATTGGGGGATTTTTAACAATATTCGCTTTAATTCTTTTAACAAAAATAACATCAGCAATGTGGTTAATGGCTCCTTTTGGTGCCAGCTGTGTCCTGGCGTTCGGTCTGTGGAACGCGCCATTATCACAGCCACGGAATATTATTGGCGGCCATTTCGTTTCAACATTCGTAGGTTTAGCTACCTATCATTTTTTTGGCGATGAGCCTTGGGCCATCGGCTTGGCAGTCGGATTAGCAATTGCGGTGATGATGCTGACAAAAACGACGCACCCGCCAGCTGGGGCAGACCCGCTTGTAGTTATGCTTGGCCAGTATAGCTGGAGTTATTTATTTACGCCTGTTTTAACTGGTGCTGTGATAATCGTTTTACTGGCGTTGTTAATTAATAATTTGCGCAGCAATCGGAGCTATCCAACTTTTTGGATTTGA